From Nocardioides daedukensis, the proteins below share one genomic window:
- a CDS encoding SDR family oxidoreductase, producing MTTAQQLGITARAALPALLPDKVVMVCGVGPDLGRSLALRSAQAGADVVLAARDGERLAEVEKEVQALGRRALSVPTDVTDAAARRALADQALSAFGRVDALINAAFIHPPSAKLLDADLDEMRRMTDVNVLASVGLVQELAPSLIANNGAVVLINSIVLRNRLPGFGPYRMDKAALLAAARSLSVELGPQGVRVNSVAPGYIWGQKLRGSFERREARGGKSVEESYAEIARQTDSNRLPTPDEIADAAVFLASDFASGITGQCLDVTCGQSHH from the coding sequence ATGACCACTGCACAGCAGCTCGGAATCACTGCGCGGGCAGCTCTCCCGGCGCTCCTGCCCGACAAGGTCGTGATGGTCTGCGGCGTCGGTCCGGACCTCGGGCGCTCACTCGCTCTGCGCTCGGCGCAGGCCGGCGCCGACGTGGTGCTCGCGGCCCGGGACGGCGAGCGCCTGGCCGAGGTGGAGAAGGAGGTGCAGGCGCTGGGGAGGCGGGCGCTCTCCGTGCCCACGGACGTCACCGATGCAGCGGCGCGTCGCGCGCTCGCCGACCAGGCCCTGAGCGCCTTCGGCCGCGTCGACGCCCTGATCAACGCGGCGTTCATCCATCCGCCGAGCGCCAAGCTGCTGGACGCCGACCTCGACGAGATGCGGCGCATGACCGACGTGAACGTCCTGGCCTCCGTGGGGCTCGTCCAGGAACTGGCACCGAGCCTGATCGCCAACAACGGAGCCGTGGTGCTGATCAACTCCATCGTCCTGCGCAACCGCCTCCCCGGATTCGGGCCCTACCGGATGGACAAGGCGGCGCTGCTGGCGGCCGCGCGGAGCCTGTCGGTGGAGCTCGGGCCCCAGGGCGTGCGGGTCAACTCCGTGGCACCCGGCTACATCTGGGGACAGAAGCTGCGGGGCTCCTTCGAGCGGCGTGAAGCGCGAGGTGGCAAGTCCGTGGAGGAGTCGTACGCCGAGATCGCCCGGCAGACCGACTCGAACCGGCTCCCCACCCCCGACGAGATCGCCGACGCTGCCGTCTTCCTCGCCTCGGACTTCGCCAGCGGGATCACCGGCCAGTGCCTCGACGTCACGTGCGGTCAGAGCCACCACTGA